A genomic window from Microbispora sp. ZYX-F-249 includes:
- a CDS encoding helix-turn-helix domain-containing protein, translated as MGRIAGVTAAETRDRLLRAAADVFARRGYEGTRVADIAAAAGVSNGALYAHFGSKAELLVAALRTHGPRLLADLLAADPDRPVADLLIAVGRRLQRRRDAGGHLIVEAMVAARRDEEVARPMRGYVGDRADRLAGLVRAAQDGGELDPALSPAAIAHFCLLLALGSALVPPGEHAVDEEDWSALLTRLVAALAPIRPDSTKGNTR; from the coding sequence ATGGGGCGGATCGCGGGTGTCACCGCCGCCGAGACGCGGGACAGGCTGCTGCGCGCGGCCGCCGACGTCTTCGCCCGGCGCGGGTACGAGGGCACACGCGTGGCCGACATCGCCGCCGCGGCCGGCGTGAGCAACGGCGCGCTCTACGCGCACTTCGGCTCGAAGGCCGAGCTGCTGGTGGCCGCGCTGCGCACCCACGGGCCGCGGCTGCTGGCCGACCTGCTGGCCGCCGACCCGGACCGGCCCGTCGCGGACCTGCTGATCGCCGTGGGGCGCAGACTTCAGCGCCGCCGGGACGCCGGCGGGCACCTCATCGTCGAGGCCATGGTCGCGGCCCGTCGCGACGAGGAGGTCGCCCGGCCGATGCGCGGCTACGTCGGCGACCGGGCCGACCGGCTCGCCGGGCTCGTGCGCGCCGCCCAGGACGGCGGCGAACTGGACCCCGCGCTGTCGCCCGCCGCGATCGCCCATTTCTGTCTCCTGCTCGCACTGGGCAGCGCGCTCGTCCCGCCGGGCGAGCACGCGGTCGACGAGGAGGACTGGAGCGCGCTGCTCACCCGCCTGGTGGCCGCGCTCGCCCCCATCCGGCCGGACTCCACGAAGGGGAACACGCGGTGA
- a CDS encoding ferredoxin, with amino-acid sequence MKVTIDPQRCQGHGRCYDLAPELFGEDDEGYGRVLGDGVVPPGGERAARVAAANCPERAIVLAEEA; translated from the coding sequence GTGAAAGTGACCATCGATCCGCAGCGGTGCCAGGGACACGGCCGCTGCTACGACCTCGCCCCGGAGCTGTTCGGCGAGGACGACGAGGGCTACGGGCGGGTCCTCGGCGACGGCGTCGTGCCGCCTGGCGGGGAGCGGGCGGCACGCGTCGCCGCCGCCAACTGCCCCGAACGGGCGATCGTGCTCGCCGAGGAGGCCTGA
- a CDS encoding cytochrome P450, protein MTVDDRFTREFRQEPPAGTRNEVIAGPVSDWATDFSHLEPEWAADPYPIQDDLRTRCPIAHTGRFGGGWLPTRYEDVAAIAYDTERFSSRSIIMSNYRPPAEIAPMGAVPPISSDPPFHHDARKLLLPAFTKKEVARREEATRAFCHSLIDSFEGAEVVDAARDYAQHIPMRVIADMLGFPPEDGPRFRRFVESALEGVNLPPEERLARMDELFDYLYDQIRDHVADPRDDLTTYLIDVELYGRKLEPAHVAGTIALLLIAGIDTTWSAIGASLWHLAKTPADRERLVAEPGLLPTAMEEFLRAYAPVTMARLVKEDMHWRGVDMKADDWVLLSFPAANRDPAQFDRADEVIIDREINRHAAFGLGIHRCVGSHLARMELRVALEVWLERLPVFGLADPSAVTWAPGQVRGPRTLPVRIG, encoded by the coding sequence ATGACCGTCGACGACCGCTTCACCCGCGAATTCCGGCAGGAGCCGCCCGCCGGCACGCGCAACGAGGTCATCGCCGGTCCGGTGTCGGACTGGGCGACCGACTTCTCCCACCTGGAGCCCGAGTGGGCCGCCGATCCGTACCCGATCCAGGACGACCTGCGAACGCGCTGCCCGATCGCGCACACCGGCAGGTTCGGCGGTGGGTGGCTCCCGACACGGTACGAGGACGTCGCGGCGATCGCGTACGACACCGAGCGCTTCTCCTCGCGGTCGATCATCATGAGCAACTACCGGCCGCCCGCGGAGATCGCGCCCATGGGAGCCGTGCCGCCGATCTCCTCCGACCCGCCGTTCCACCACGACGCGCGCAAGCTGCTGCTCCCGGCGTTCACCAAGAAGGAGGTCGCGAGGCGGGAGGAGGCGACACGCGCGTTCTGCCACTCGCTGATCGACTCGTTCGAGGGCGCCGAGGTCGTCGACGCCGCCCGTGATTACGCGCAGCACATCCCCATGCGGGTCATCGCCGACATGCTGGGGTTCCCGCCCGAGGACGGCCCGCGGTTCCGCAGGTTCGTGGAGAGCGCCCTGGAGGGCGTCAACCTGCCGCCGGAGGAGCGGCTGGCGCGCATGGACGAGCTGTTCGACTACCTGTACGACCAGATCCGCGACCACGTCGCCGACCCGCGCGACGACCTCACGACCTACCTGATCGACGTGGAGCTGTACGGCCGCAAGCTCGAACCCGCGCACGTCGCCGGCACGATCGCCCTGCTGCTCATCGCCGGAATCGACACGACCTGGAGCGCGATCGGCGCCTCGCTGTGGCACCTGGCCAAGACCCCGGCCGACCGGGAGCGCCTGGTCGCCGAGCCCGGGCTGCTGCCGACCGCGATGGAGGAGTTCCTCCGGGCGTACGCGCCGGTCACGATGGCGCGGCTGGTCAAGGAGGACATGCACTGGCGCGGCGTCGACATGAAGGCCGACGACTGGGTCCTGCTGTCGTTCCCCGCGGCCAACCGCGACCCCGCGCAGTTCGACCGGGCCGACGAGGTGATCATCGATCGTGAGATCAACCGGCACGCGGCGTTCGGGCTCGGCATCCACCGTTGTGTGGGCTCGCACCTGGCCCGCATGGAGCTCCGGGTCGCCCTGGAGGTCTGGCTGGAACGGCTTCCCGTGTTCGGCCTCGCCGACCCCTCGGCGGTGACCTGGGCCCCCGGCCAGGTGCGGGGCCCGCGTACGCTCCCGGTCCGCATCGGCTGA
- a CDS encoding glycosyltransferase family 4 protein: protein MPTDDHPSPRLRVYAVCSEVPPDVVGGLGRYAERIMDALRDRGTPVVVLGAARRGAAYRAERRGEVTLHRLPTPGYGLGGGSRVPAPVRRLARVAGLLAFNVRAAVRILRAEAGRTGAVVAVHDWMGCLAGLLCGVLGRLPVVFHVHTRELNAPGERRRSAYAVLLDLLETAQARTARLIVVPSARMRDDLAARGWPAGRLLVVPHGYEDPGLLRLAGLPGRERDRIRAEVRRRYLPGGRGRLVVFAGRPAPHKGVHTLIRAVPRVVAEHDDTRFVLVGAAAPQTDDAAAVARLIGRTGMTGHVVAGNRFLPPDEVFAHFLAADVCVFPSVYEPFGLVAVEAMALARPVVVGPGYSPEVVGDGALRCARDDPAELAGALLRLLGDAGEADRLALRGAAYVRERHGWARTAARTLAAYAEAARPRRPITR, encoded by the coding sequence GTGCCCACCGACGATCATCCCTCCCCCCGCCTCCGGGTGTACGCCGTCTGCTCGGAGGTCCCGCCCGACGTGGTCGGCGGCCTCGGCCGGTACGCCGAGCGGATCATGGACGCCCTGCGTGATCGCGGCACCCCGGTCGTGGTCCTCGGGGCCGCCCGCCGGGGGGCGGCGTACCGGGCGGAGCGCCGGGGCGAGGTCACGCTGCACCGGCTGCCCACCCCCGGGTACGGCCTCGGGGGCGGCTCCCGCGTTCCCGCGCCGGTACGCCGCCTGGCCAGGGTCGCCGGGCTGCTCGCGTTCAACGTGCGGGCGGCCGTCCGGATCCTGCGGGCGGAGGCGGGGCGGACGGGGGCGGTCGTCGCCGTGCACGACTGGATGGGCTGCCTCGCCGGGCTCCTGTGCGGGGTGCTGGGGCGGCTGCCGGTCGTGTTCCACGTCCACACCCGCGAGCTGAACGCGCCCGGAGAGCGGCGCCGCTCGGCGTACGCCGTCCTCCTCGACCTGCTGGAGACGGCCCAGGCCCGGACGGCCCGCCTGATCGTGGTGCCGAGCGCCCGGATGCGCGACGACCTCGCGGCCCGCGGCTGGCCGGCCGGGCGGCTGCTCGTCGTGCCGCACGGCTACGAGGACCCCGGCCTGCTGCGGCTGGCCGGGCTGCCGGGCCGCGAGCGCGACCGGATCCGCGCGGAGGTGCGGCGCCGCTACCTGCCCGGCGGGCGGGGCCGGCTCGTCGTGTTCGCCGGGCGGCCGGCGCCGCACAAGGGGGTGCACACGCTGATCCGGGCGGTGCCGCGGGTCGTCGCCGAGCACGATGACACGCGGTTCGTGCTCGTGGGCGCCGCGGCGCCGCAGACCGACGACGCCGCGGCGGTGGCGCGGCTGATCGGGCGGACGGGGATGACCGGGCACGTCGTCGCGGGCAACCGCTTCCTCCCGCCCGACGAGGTGTTCGCGCACTTCCTGGCCGCCGACGTCTGCGTCTTCCCTTCCGTCTACGAGCCGTTCGGCCTGGTCGCCGTCGAGGCGATGGCGCTCGCCCGGCCGGTGGTGGTCGGGCCCGGCTACTCGCCGGAGGTCGTCGGCGACGGAGCGCTGCGCTGCGCCCGCGACGACCCCGCCGAGCTGGCCGGCGCTCTGCTGCGCCTCCTCGGCGACGCCGGGGAGGCGGACCGGCTGGCCCTGCGGGGCGCCGCGTACGTGCGGGAACGCCACGGCTGGGCGCGCACCGCCGCGCGCACCCTCGCGGCGTACGCCGAGGCGGCGCGGCCACGCCGGCCGATCACGCGCTGA
- a CDS encoding AraC family transcriptional regulator produces MRHESPDAGAGLRRHLPAGGTLPGHRLRFGAGAEGIERLEASLVGEGFATHRHDTYAIGMTLRGVQTFRYRGELRHCLPGEWHVLHPDEPHDGVAGTDEGFGYRIIYLDPGLVREALGGGPLPFVADPVIGRREADPALAACLRDIDEPLDDAERLTLTLRVVRTLVRHSSARPGGRPALALEALTRVRDLIADDPAVRHPLAEFERVSGLDRWTLARQFRVAFGTSPTRFRTMRQLDRARRLLRDGVPLAETAQLAGFADQAHMSRMFKRAYGLTPARWTAALR; encoded by the coding sequence GTGCGGCACGAGTCACCGGACGCCGGCGCGGGCCTGCGCCGGCATCTGCCGGCCGGCGGGACCCTGCCCGGCCACCGGCTGCGGTTCGGCGCCGGCGCGGAGGGCATCGAGCGGCTGGAGGCGTCGCTCGTCGGCGAGGGGTTCGCCACCCACCGCCACGACACGTACGCGATCGGGATGACGCTGCGGGGTGTGCAGACGTTCCGCTACCGCGGCGAGCTGCGGCACTGCCTGCCGGGGGAGTGGCACGTCCTGCACCCCGACGAACCGCACGACGGCGTGGCGGGCACCGACGAGGGGTTCGGCTACCGGATCATCTACCTCGACCCCGGCCTCGTACGGGAGGCGCTGGGCGGTGGGCCGCTGCCGTTCGTCGCCGACCCCGTGATCGGGCGGCGCGAGGCCGACCCCGCGCTCGCCGCGTGCCTGCGGGACATCGACGAGCCGCTGGACGACGCCGAACGGCTGACGCTCACGCTGCGGGTCGTCCGCACGCTCGTGCGTCACTCTTCCGCGCGGCCGGGCGGGCGGCCCGCTCTCGCGCTCGAGGCGCTGACCCGCGTGCGCGACCTGATCGCCGACGACCCGGCGGTCAGGCACCCGCTCGCCGAGTTCGAGCGGGTCTCGGGCCTGGACAGGTGGACGCTCGCGCGTCAGTTCCGCGTCGCGTTCGGCACCAGTCCGACCCGCTTCCGCACGATGCGGCAACTCGACCGGGCCCGCCGGCTGCTGCGCGACGGCGTGCCCCTGGCCGAGACGGCCCAGCTCGCCGGCTTCGCCGACCAGGCGCACATGTCGCGCATGTTCAAGCGGGCCTACGGTCTCACGCCGGCCCGGTGGACGGCCGCGCTCAGGTGA
- a CDS encoding aldo/keto reductase: MGTTAAAAGGDFPLGGDLRVNRLGFGAMRLALGGSAPTPEAGVAVLRRAVELGVNHIDTAGFYGFGDLHAHELIREALSPYPDDLVIATKVGPLFTGGLSPAGQAGPDRLRALVEDDLRRLGRDRLDLVYLRVGGMGPAGGESIGERFAALAELRGEGLIRHLGVSNVDTVQLAEARSVAPVAAVQNHFHIHHAGDSAVLAACEREGIAYVPYFPLGGGGQRIDHARLTGVAARHRATTAQVALAWLLATSPVTLPIPGTGSLGHLTENVGAAGLRLTADDLAELSGGDPRVT, translated from the coding sequence ATGGGCACCACTGCGGCCGCCGCCGGCGGCGACTTCCCGCTGGGCGGCGACCTGCGCGTCAACCGCCTCGGCTTCGGCGCGATGCGGCTCGCCCTCGGCGGCTCCGCGCCCACCCCCGAGGCGGGCGTCGCGGTGCTGCGCCGCGCCGTCGAACTCGGCGTGAACCACATCGACACCGCGGGCTTCTACGGCTTCGGCGACCTTCACGCCCACGAACTCATCCGGGAGGCGCTGTCGCCGTACCCGGACGACCTGGTGATCGCCACCAAGGTGGGTCCGCTTTTCACGGGCGGCCTGTCGCCCGCCGGCCAGGCCGGGCCGGATCGGCTGCGCGCCCTGGTGGAGGACGACCTGCGCCGCCTCGGCCGGGACCGCCTCGATCTGGTCTACCTGCGGGTGGGCGGTATGGGCCCGGCCGGCGGCGAGTCGATCGGCGAGCGCTTCGCCGCGCTCGCGGAGCTCCGCGGGGAAGGGCTGATCCGGCACCTCGGCGTCAGCAATGTCGACACCGTCCAGCTCGCCGAGGCACGATCCGTCGCCCCGGTCGCCGCGGTGCAGAACCACTTCCACATCCACCACGCGGGCGACTCCGCCGTCCTGGCGGCGTGCGAGCGGGAGGGCATCGCCTACGTCCCGTACTTCCCGCTCGGCGGAGGCGGGCAACGGATCGACCACGCCCGTCTCACGGGCGTCGCCGCCCGCCATCGGGCGACCACCGCGCAGGTCGCCCTGGCCTGGCTGCTGGCCACGTCACCGGTGACACTGCCCATCCCCGGAACCGGCTCCCTCGGCCATCTGACCGAGAACGTCGGCGCGGCCGGTCTCCGCCTCACCGCCGACGACCTCGCCGAGCTGAGCGGAGGCGACCCGCGGGTCACCTGA
- a CDS encoding TetR/AcrR family transcriptional regulator gives MTAGRTGLREQKKQATRQALREAAWRLALERGPDNVRVDDIAEAAGVSPRTYNNYYSSREQAIVAAVTAERESRVAAAIAARPDDVRLADAVADAIVEQYTDPGAQDGDALLLITTSPALREAFVDAAAAIEHPLTDAIAGRLGDAHRDTARVLAASVAAAVRVALDRWVGSPAAASSVAGGLVVPSGSLPGLLRAALAPLAPALDAAERRAAPARHD, from the coding sequence GTGACGGCAGGACGGACGGGGCTGCGCGAGCAGAAGAAGCAGGCCACCCGGCAGGCGTTGCGCGAGGCGGCGTGGCGGCTGGCTCTCGAACGCGGCCCGGACAACGTGCGGGTCGACGACATAGCCGAGGCCGCCGGAGTCTCGCCGAGGACCTACAACAACTACTACTCGAGCCGTGAACAGGCGATCGTCGCCGCGGTCACCGCCGAACGCGAGTCCCGGGTGGCGGCGGCGATCGCCGCTCGCCCGGACGACGTCCGCCTGGCCGACGCCGTCGCCGACGCGATCGTGGAGCAGTACACCGACCCCGGCGCGCAGGACGGCGACGCGCTGCTGTTGATCACCACAAGTCCCGCGCTGCGCGAGGCGTTCGTCGATGCCGCCGCCGCGATCGAACACCCCCTCACCGACGCGATCGCCGGCCGCCTCGGCGACGCCCATCGGGACACCGCCCGCGTGCTCGCGGCGAGCGTCGCCGCCGCGGTCCGGGTCGCGCTCGACCGGTGGGTGGGAAGCCCGGCCGCCGCCTCCTCCGTCGCCGGCGGGCTCGTCGTGCCCTCCGGCTCGCTACCCGGCCTGCTCCGCGCCGCGCTCGCCCCGCTCGCCCCCGCGCTCGACGCGGCCGAACGACGTGCGGCCCCCGCCCGGCACGACTAG
- a CDS encoding SDR family NAD(P)-dependent oxidoreductase gives MTSRPIVVVTGGTRGIGRCTVERLCADGFGVVFTHSDSDADAKALEDDLGRRGALVRGVRLDVTEEDAPERLFELAESAGDVTGLVNNAGVTGRLGPFTELTDADLRRVTEVNLLAPVRLCREAARRWTGRTAAPESGPVIVNVSSVAARTGSPHEYVAYAATKAAVETLTVGLARELAPAGIRVNAVSPGTIDTTIHARAGEPGRARRVAARIPMGRPGRPEEIAEAVAWLLSDRASYVTGAVLNVDGGL, from the coding sequence ATGACCTCACGACCGATCGTCGTCGTCACCGGAGGGACGCGCGGCATCGGCCGGTGCACGGTCGAGCGGCTGTGCGCGGACGGGTTCGGAGTCGTCTTCACCCACTCGGACTCCGATGCCGACGCCAAGGCGCTGGAGGACGACCTCGGCCGTCGCGGCGCCCTCGTCCGCGGCGTACGGCTCGACGTGACCGAGGAGGACGCGCCGGAGCGGCTGTTCGAGCTGGCCGAGTCCGCCGGCGACGTCACTGGGCTGGTGAACAACGCGGGGGTGACCGGCAGGCTCGGGCCGTTCACCGAGCTGACCGACGCCGACCTGCGGCGGGTCACCGAGGTGAACCTCCTGGCACCGGTGCGGCTGTGCCGGGAGGCGGCGCGGCGCTGGACCGGCAGGACGGCCGCGCCGGAGAGCGGCCCGGTGATCGTCAACGTCTCCTCCGTCGCGGCGCGCACCGGTTCCCCGCACGAGTACGTCGCCTACGCCGCGACCAAGGCCGCGGTCGAGACGCTGACCGTGGGCCTGGCCCGGGAGCTCGCCCCCGCGGGCATCCGGGTGAACGCCGTCTCTCCCGGGACGATCGACACCACGATCCACGCCCGGGCGGGTGAGCCGGGACGGGCGCGGCGGGTCGCGGCGCGGATCCCGATGGGACGCCCCGGCAGGCCGGAGGAGATCGCCGAGGCGGTCGCGTGGCTGCTGTCGGACCGGGCGTCCTACGTCACCGGGGCCGTGCTGAACGTCGACGGCGGGCTCTAG
- a CDS encoding NAD(P)-dependent oxidoreductase: MDVGFVGLGIMGQPMALNLARAGTPLVVWNRTAARSEPLRAAGARVAGSAAEVFRRARVVLLMLADESAADAVLERGTPGFARNVAGRVVVHMGTTSPGYSAGLEADVLAAGGRYAEAPISGSRVPAEQGRLVAMLAGRPETVEEVRPLLAPMCAKTVVCGPAPGALLTKLAVNIFLITTVTGLAESLHFGERHGLDLGMLVDVLNSGQMASDVSRVKAVKLAGRDFTAQAAIADVLKNNRLIAEAAREAGIASPLLDVCHALFGETVALGHAGLDMAAVVHAIEARTHGERTSG; encoded by the coding sequence ATGGACGTGGGTTTCGTCGGTCTCGGGATCATGGGGCAGCCCATGGCCCTCAACCTGGCCCGCGCGGGAACCCCCCTCGTGGTGTGGAACCGCACGGCCGCCAGGAGCGAGCCGCTGCGCGCCGCGGGCGCGCGGGTGGCGGGCAGCGCGGCCGAGGTGTTCCGGCGGGCGCGGGTGGTGCTCCTCATGCTGGCCGACGAGTCCGCGGCCGACGCGGTGCTGGAGCGCGGCACGCCCGGCTTCGCCCGCAACGTCGCGGGCCGGGTCGTGGTCCACATGGGCACCACCTCCCCGGGCTACTCGGCCGGGCTGGAGGCCGATGTGCTCGCGGCCGGAGGCCGCTACGCCGAGGCGCCGATCTCCGGCTCCCGGGTGCCCGCCGAGCAGGGGCGGCTGGTGGCGATGCTGGCCGGCCGGCCCGAAACCGTGGAGGAGGTCCGCCCGCTGCTCGCGCCGATGTGCGCCAAGACGGTGGTGTGCGGGCCGGCGCCCGGGGCGCTGCTGACCAAGCTCGCGGTCAACATCTTCCTGATCACGACGGTCACCGGTCTGGCGGAGTCGCTGCACTTCGGCGAGCGCCACGGGCTCGACCTCGGGATGCTCGTGGACGTGCTCAACTCGGGCCAGATGGCCAGCGACGTGTCGCGGGTGAAGGCGGTCAAGCTGGCCGGGCGCGACTTCACCGCCCAGGCCGCCATCGCCGACGTGCTGAAGAACAACCGGCTCATCGCCGAGGCCGCGCGGGAGGCCGGCATCGCCTCCCCGCTGCTGGACGTCTGCCACGCCCTGTTCGGCGAGACCGTCGCACTGGGCCACGCAGGCCTGGACATGGCCGCCGTCGTCCACGCGATCGAGGCCAGGACACACGGAGAAAGGACAAGCGGATGA
- the glf gene encoding UDP-galactopyranose mutase, whose translation MAGRRRRGPDLAVVGAGVFGLTVAERCAREFGLRVAVLERRDHIGGNAYSEIEPRTGIEVHRYGSHLFHTSNERVWEYVNRFTAFTGYRHRVMSTCRRRVYPLPVNLGTICGYFGRVFTPDEARALVAGQSAEVRDPANLEEKAISLIGRPLYEAFVRGYTAKQWRTDPRDLPADLITRLPVRYTFDDRYFDDVHEGLPVDGYTAWLTRMADDPRIEVRLGTDFLSVREEWAGRVPIVYSGPLDAYFAYREGELGWRTLDFETEVRPTGDFQGCPVMNYADEDIPYTRIHEFRHLHPERRHYPPDRTVIAREYPRFAGRGDEPYYPVNARRDRARLTAYRRLAKNEPGVLFGGRLGTYKYLDMHMAVAAALTLVDNRLRPHFG comes from the coding sequence ATGGCCGGTCGGCGGCGTCGCGGGCCCGATCTCGCGGTCGTCGGCGCGGGCGTGTTCGGCCTGACGGTCGCCGAGCGGTGCGCCCGCGAGTTCGGGCTGCGGGTCGCGGTGCTGGAGCGGCGCGACCACATCGGCGGCAACGCCTACAGCGAGATCGAGCCGCGCACCGGCATCGAGGTGCACCGCTACGGCTCGCACCTGTTCCACACCTCCAACGAGCGGGTCTGGGAGTACGTCAACCGCTTCACCGCCTTCACCGGCTACCGGCACCGGGTGATGTCCACCTGCCGGCGGCGCGTCTACCCGCTGCCCGTCAACCTCGGCACGATCTGCGGCTACTTCGGCCGCGTCTTCACCCCGGACGAGGCGCGGGCCCTGGTCGCCGGGCAGTCCGCGGAGGTGCGGGACCCGGCGAACCTGGAGGAGAAGGCCATCTCGTTGATCGGCCGGCCGCTGTATGAGGCGTTCGTCCGCGGTTACACGGCCAAGCAGTGGCGGACCGATCCCAGGGACCTGCCGGCCGATCTCATCACCCGCCTGCCCGTCCGCTACACCTTCGACGACCGCTACTTCGACGACGTCCACGAGGGACTGCCGGTCGACGGCTACACGGCGTGGCTGACCCGGATGGCCGACGATCCCCGGATCGAGGTGCGGCTGGGCACCGACTTCCTGTCCGTACGCGAGGAGTGGGCGGGCCGGGTCCCGATCGTCTACTCGGGCCCGCTCGACGCCTACTTCGCCTACCGGGAAGGAGAGCTGGGCTGGCGGACGCTGGACTTCGAGACGGAGGTCAGGCCGACGGGCGACTTCCAGGGCTGTCCGGTGATGAACTACGCCGACGAGGACATCCCGTACACGAGGATCCACGAGTTCCGCCACCTGCATCCCGAGCGGCGCCACTATCCGCCCGACCGGACGGTGATCGCCCGGGAGTACCCGCGGTTCGCCGGCCGAGGCGACGAGCCGTACTACCCGGTGAACGCCCGGCGCGACCGGGCGCGCCTGACGGCCTACCGGCGGCTGGCCAAGAACGAGCCCGGTGTGCTGTTCGGCGGGCGGCTCGGCACGTACAAGTACCTGGACATGCACATGGCCGTCGCCGCCGCGCTCACCCTGGTGGACAACCGGCTGCGGCCCCACTTCGGCTGA
- a CDS encoding glycosyltransferase family 9 protein, translating to MRAPLADRRVAEVAIVRLRVGLGDLLCTVPALRALRRARPDVRVTVVTWAETAPVVERMGAYVDGLLPFPGYPGIPDRPVDGPALRAFLRSAPRFDLAVQAYGDNAAAREVTARLGVRTGGFGAPGGLGEWWLPYPRAEHEVWRHLLLMRHLGVPLPGNPARLEFPERPADLRRLAALMERRRLRPGTYAVVHPGASSPSRRWPAERFAAVADGLAGRGLRVLLSGVAAEAALTAEVRAAMRRPAADLAGRTGLGTYAALLRRAALLVSGDTGVAHLAAATGTPSVTVFLSGDPVRWSHPGGRHPIARGDAACSPCPHLDCPIDFRCATGVGAGAVLEKADALLR from the coding sequence GTGCGCGCTCCGCTCGCCGACCGCCGGGTGGCCGAGGTCGCGATCGTACGGCTCCGCGTGGGCCTGGGCGACCTGCTGTGCACCGTGCCCGCGCTGCGGGCGCTGCGCCGCGCCCGGCCCGACGTCCGGGTGACCGTGGTCACCTGGGCGGAGACGGCGCCGGTGGTGGAGCGGATGGGCGCCTACGTGGACGGCCTGCTGCCCTTCCCCGGCTACCCCGGCATCCCCGACCGGCCGGTGGACGGCCCGGCCCTGCGCGCGTTCCTGCGGTCCGCGCCGCGGTTCGACCTCGCCGTCCAGGCGTACGGCGACAACGCGGCGGCCCGGGAGGTGACCGCCCGGCTGGGGGTGCGCACGGGCGGCTTCGGCGCCCCGGGGGGCCTCGGCGAATGGTGGCTGCCCTATCCCCGCGCCGAGCACGAGGTCTGGCGGCACCTGCTGCTCATGCGGCATCTCGGGGTGCCGCTGCCGGGGAACCCGGCCCGCCTGGAGTTCCCGGAACGGCCGGCCGATCTGCGCCGCCTCGCCGCGCTCATGGAGCGGCGCCGGCTGCGGCCGGGCACGTACGCCGTGGTCCACCCCGGGGCGTCCTCGCCCAGCAGGCGCTGGCCCGCCGAGCGGTTCGCGGCCGTCGCCGACGGGCTCGCCGGGCGCGGGCTGCGCGTCCTCCTCAGCGGCGTCGCCGCCGAGGCGGCCCTGACCGCCGAGGTCCGCGCCGCCATGCGCCGTCCGGCCGCCGACCTCGCCGGGCGCACCGGCCTCGGGACGTACGCCGCGCTGCTGCGCCGGGCGGCGCTCCTGGTCAGCGGCGACACCGGGGTCGCCCACCTGGCCGCGGCGACGGGCACGCCCAGCGTCACCGTGTTCCTGTCGGGCGACCCGGTGCGGTGGAGCCACCCGGGAGGGCGGCATCCGATCGCCCGCGGAGACGCCGCCTGCAGTCCCTGCCCGCATCTGGACTGCCCCATCGACTTCCGCTGCGCCACCGGCGTCGGCGCGGGCGCGGTGCTGGAGAAGGCCGACGCGCTGCTGCGGTGA